The Candidatus Aramenus sp. CH1 genomic sequence GGTCCAGGTTGGCCGTAGGTTCGTCTGCGACTATGAGCTCGGGTTCCTTCAAGAGGGCTGAGGCCAGCTGTACCCTCTGGGCCAGCCCCGAGGAGAGCTGGTTGAGCCTCTTGTTGAGGTGGGGGCCCAAGTTGAATTCCTCTATGACATCCCTTGGGTCCTTACCGTATATCCTTCCAATGTCGTAGAGGTACTCCTTGACCTTTGCCTCCTGCGGGTGGTGGATAGTGGTGAAGACCACGGAGAACCTCTCGTAAAGCCTTGGGTTGTTCCAGGGATCCTCCCCAAGCACCTCTACTTTTCCTCCTGACTTCCGCAAGAGCCCTGCGATGACCTTTATGGTAGTGGTCTTGCCGGCGCCGTTGGGCCCTATAAAACCTGTTATTGACCCTTTCTCTACTCTGAAGGTGACGTTAATCACTTCCCTCCTGCCAAAGACCCTCGCGAGGTTCTCGGCAACAATAACAGCAGTGACCATTATATAGAAAAACTTCCCTATGTATTAATTGTTTTTCCCGGATTAGATTTCCATGTGTTCCCTCTCTTCCTCAAGGATCTTCTTCACCTTAGGGTCGTCGGGGAAGTTCTTAACGTAGAAGTCTATAGCTCCCGTCTCTACCTTCCTTATCACCTTCCTAGTGACGCCCATCCCGAAGAGGGAAACGACCAAGCCGAAGGCTAGGAGGGCAATGTAGACCGGTCTCTCCAAAGGCGACCTCTTATACTTCCTGAAGAACTCCCAGTGCGACATCTCCTGTAAGTACGCCTTCCTTAACCTCTCGTCCTTGAACCTCAAGTAAAACGCCTTGGCTAGTCCGGTAGCTCCTGCCTCTCCCAAGAGGCCGAGGAGATACTTGTCCATAAACAAGTTAGGTGGCTCAAGTTAAAAGCTCGCGTAAATCCTTATTGAACTAAGATTCACTGGTTTATCCTTATGCCCTTGATCCTTATGTCCCTAGTCATATCCCCTATAACTGCCATCATCAATCCAGCGATCCCAGATAACAGGAAGGTCAACTGGAAGGCTAGGTCGGAGGGCAACTGGTACACCATGTACGTCTGGTATTCTCCCATCTGGACAGGGATCACAATACTGGTGTAGTATGTGGAGAGCAACGAGCCTGCAATTGACGGGCCAAAGGCACCACCCATCAGCCTAAATACGGTATTCATCCCAGTGGCCACTCCAAGTACCCTTCTCTCCACCGAGAAGGTCAAAATGTTTATGAGCACAACGTTGAGCATCGCCGCTCCGAGGGTTGCTAAAGACGCCAACACCTCGAGGGTGGCAAGCCCCATGGAACTGCCGCCACCAGACGCAAAGGAGAGGACCAAGTAAAACGCTCCCAGAAAAAGGGAGGAGAGTACTATTACAAACTTGGTCCCCGAGTTGACTATGAGCCTCGAGGCAAAGAGCGCCCCTACCATCTGCGTTAGGGCAACGGGCAACATGGTTATCCCAGTACTGAGGATGTCCAGCCCAAAACCAGTGGGGTTTGGCAATTCCAGCAGATATGTTATTGCTTGATAAGCCATGAATATCCCGAACCCCGCCACAAACGCGGCGAGGTTTGCAGCAAACACGTTTTTCTCCCTCAATAACCCCAAGGATATCAAGGGATACTGTATCCTGGTCTCGTAAGCTGTGAAGGCAACGAACAGGGCCAATCCAAGCCCCATGGTAATCGCGAAGTCAGGTGAGGTCCAGCCCCACGTGGGAGCCTCAGAGAACGCCAACGTCATCAGGGCCAACGAGGCGCCTAGCAGACCGGTGCCCACGAAGTCTATCTTGGTGTTTGGGTTAACGTACCTGCTCTCCCTTACGTACTTGTACGTTAGGAAAGTCAATAGCACTACAAATGGTATCACTAAATGGTAGTTGTACTGCCAACCTATGTCTTGGGCCACAGTTCCTCCTATTGGCAGGCTTATTGCGGAGCCTATCCCGAACATGGCGCTCACTATTCCTTGTGCCCTTGGCACTAGGTTTGGGGGAAACTCCTCCCTAATAAGGCTAAACGCTAATGGGAACATCCCTAACCCAATACCTTGTATCGTCCTGAACAAGACGAAGAGCGGGAAGTTGGGGGCAAAGCCGTTAAGGGAGACTGCCACAGTGTAGAGAACCATGACATAGACCAAGATCCTCTTTTTTCCGTATATGTCGCCCAACTTACCTAGTATCGGGTTGGCAACTACTCCGCTTATTAAGTACGCTGTTAGCACCCAACTCACTGTAGCTGAGTTTACGTTGAAGTCTTGAGCTATGGTAGGGAGCGACGGTATCAACATTCCCTCAGTGTACATTACTGCAATGGCTATTGGGGCTAGGATAAGGAGGGCTCTACGGGCGTACTTGAGGTCATACTCCTCGGGCATTAGATATATCTCTTTTAGGGGTACATATAAAGTTGAGCTAAAGGGTTTGCGTCAGTGATATTTTTTAGGGTCTCTCCCGACGTGTAAGAAGTCTGGTAATTTCCCAGATCGTGACGGTGTTCTTTCTTGGTAGCAATGGAATCGTAAAGTTAATATCTGGACACTCTATCCAAGAATATGGACATCTACGAGGTCATCAAGAAGAGAAGGGACGTAAGGAGCTATTACAGGAAAGACCCAATACCGGACGAAGTTCTGGCTAAGGTCTTGTACTCGGCCCACTTGGCTCCGTCAGTCGGTTACTCACAGCCATGGAACTTTATCGTGATTAGGGACGTGGAGACCAGAAAAAAGGTGAAGGCGTTGGTGGAAAAGGAGAGGGAGAGGTTCAGGGAGATGCTCCCTGAGGACAGGAAGAAGGTGTTCGACAAGATAAAAGTTGAGGCCATACTGGACACTCCCTTAAACTTGGCAGTAACGTGCGACCCAACGAGGTTCGGGCCCGTAGTTCTGGGGAGAACGACAATGCCAGAGCTCTGCCAGTACAGTACTGTTCTAGCTATCGAGAACTTGTGGCTGTCTGCGACGGCTGAGGGCATAGGAGTAGGATGGGTAAGCTTCTTCAGAAAGGAAGACGTGAAGGAGATCCTGGGAATACCAAAGCACGTGGAGCTAGTGGCCTATTTGACCATGGGGTACATCACGGAGTTCCGCGACAAACCAGAACTGGAGGAGAAAGGGTGGCTTACGAGGATCCCCCTTGAGGAGCTTGTGTTCCAGGAGAGGTGGGGACAGGGTGCTGAAAATGGGATAGTGGAGGGCATAAGGAGGGCTAGGGAGTTCTTCAACGGGCTCTAGAACCTCAGCGTGGTGCCCACTCCTGCGTCGAGGTACCTTTCGCCCGCCAGTACCTTCGCCAAGTTCCCACTGCAGTGTGCTGGGGCTATCTTCTCCACGTTAAGCGAGGCCATGACCCTTTCTACTTCTTCCTTAGTTGAGGAAAGGAGGTGGAGCCCACCCACAATAGCGTGCACCTTATCTGCCTTCGTCACCTCAATAGCGTGTCTGGCGATGTTCAAGACCCCCGAGTGTCCACAGCCGGTTATTGCCACAACTCCCTTTCCCGCTACGTTCACGTAAAGGGCTACGTCATCTCTGAGCTCGTCAAGGGCAAGCCTGTCGTCGCTGGACTTGAAAAGCCCCTTGTTGTACCTGGGGAAGCCGTAGTTCTTCACTTCTCCACTGAAGTAAACGCCTTCCGCTATCTCCAGTGGCTCCCTTGTTGGGAGTAGTCTGAACTCCCTTTCCATCTCCTCCTTAGAGAGGGGGATTCCTATGTACTCGAGCTTGTTCCTCCAGTTCAAGAACTTCCTCTCGAAAATACTGGGATGTGCAACTACAATCTTTCCTCTTATCTTTTCCCTGAGCTCCTCGTTTGCTAGTCCCCCAGTGTGGTCCAAGTGGCCGTGGCTGAGAACTATGTAGTCCACCTTCGAGAGGTCTATTCCCAGCTGTTCGGTGTTCCTCAGAACGGGGATCCCGGAGTTACCGACGTCGTAAAGCACCTTCACCTTCTCCGTCTCGACGTATGCTGAGAACCCCCACTCCCCCAACAACGGCGGGATTATGGTAGAGGAGAAATTGTCGCTTAACACAGTTATGGTGAGCCTTGAAACAGAGCCCATGGTATTATTTAGCCTTTTGTGAATAAAGGTATTTCGTTTCTCTAAGACGAGTCGTTAAGGCTCTTTAGTGCTTCGCTGACGATCACCTTGAACTCTTTCACGCCCTCCTCATTCTTCACTGTCAGATTTCCTATCCCCACGTCCTTCGGGATGTCGCCCAAGGAGACGGCAATGAGGGCCTTGGGCTTAAACAACCCCATGATCTTGTCTAGGCTGTCCGCCACGTCTATGTTATGTACTACGACTCCCCTGCCTATGCTCATGTTCAAGGAAACTCCTTCTTTCACCACGAGGAGACTGGGCCTAGTTAAGTAGAGGGGTGGCTCTATCCATACAGAGAACTCACCAAAGGGTGAGGAAAAGCTCAAGTTAGGCTCCTTCCTGTTCTGCTCGACCCAAACGCAAGGCCTTCCACCGAACTGGGAAATTATCCTGTCAGAGCCCACCGCTTCCATAATAAGCGACGCCAGCCATAAGCTGAACACCCACCTCTTCACTACGCTCAAGCAAGTCTCGCTACCCTTATATTGTATAACGCAACCTATAGGGCACCCAGTCTCTATGGACTCTATGATCCTTTTTCCCTTACCCATGAGGACTGCCTTGTCCTCGAAAACTCGCTTCACGTAGTCCGCCATGGGCATGTACTTGAAGTAGTACTCGGTGAGGCTCCTAACCGTGGTGTCTTCCACGTACACTCTGTTGCAGAACTGTCTGGGATCAGCCTTCTTACCGCTCATGGGCTTTGGCGCTCCCTCCTCGTTGAAGTCCTCGCTGGAGTATACCTTTGCATATACGAAGCCCATGTTTGAGAACGAGAACTCCACTACTTTCTTGCCCTTTAAGTCCCCGTCGTCGAAGAAGTAGTATTCGTAAAATAGGTCCCTTGACCGGGTCCTGGCAACCGCGTGGAGGGGCCTCAAGTACTCCCCGTCGTCCACGTACAAGTACTGTGGGTTTCCTGTGCTCTCTGAGTTCCTCCTAATTTTTATCATAAATTATAATATATTTACTACGAATATAAACGTTTATGAAGGCCTTGAGAGGCGTCTTCTCGACGTGGCTTCGCTAATAAAGGAGGATGTAGCGGGAAAAAGGAGCGATTGATACAGAACCGAGAGCTAAGAACAGTAGGCCACCGCGAGGTTCTAAGGAGCCTAAAACACGGGGGCGTTAACGCCTTCTCCTCAGCGACGCTTCTAAAGGAAGTTCCTTAGCCCCTGTAGCACCATAGCCCTTTCCCTAAACATCTCCTTAATTTCCTTATCGCCAACGCTCACGCCAGGGGTGAGCAGGGCGTTGAGGATCTCCTTTGACCTTGGGGAAAAGTCAGAGGGGGAAACGTCATAGCCATAGTTGTTTTTGATGGAGGCAGGCACGTCTATCTCCGTTATGAACTGGGCCATGTATTTGTTCATTTGGCTCTTAACGCTTATACCGTTCGTTATTATCTCGTTAATTTCCATTCCCAAGAGCACCGTAAAGACCTTGTCTACGAACTCCTTCCTGTCCCTAAACGTTAAGGTAACCGTCTTGCCTAGCTCGCTGAAGTTGTAAGTTAACGAGTAGATGTAGTTACCGTTACCGTCAACAACGTAGTCCACGACGAGGGTGGTGGGGCTTATTAAGACCTTCACGTCCCTGAAGAGCACTTTTGCGTAACCGAATAGTTTCATAGCGACGTCGATAGCCCTCCTCCTAGCTAGGCTGAAGTCGACGCCACCCCTTACAGGGAACACGGTGAAGAACACAGTCTTGAAGATCTCGTCTACCTTGACCGTCTGAAGGAAATTCGAAAACGTAGGGAAGTCGAGTTTTTTCCCGGAGACTGTGAAGTTCCCCTCCCTCATCTTTGAGAGTAGCCCAATTGGCTCCCTTTCCCAGACCTTCACTAAGTTTCCGACTATTGAGTAGTTTAGCAGATCTACCTTAATACCATACATGAGCCTGAGGGCTGTGAGGAAGAAGGCGAACCCCTCTTCCAAGTAGTTCACGTCGCTGAACTCGTGCAAGTAGGCGTATGTGTGGTACTTGTAGCCGTTCCTCCTGGGGAACACCCCGCAGTTTAGGCTTATCACCTTATAGGCGTAGTCGTTCTTGCCCCCGACGTTGACCATTTTCCTCGACTCCACGAACCACCTCACCTTCTGCGGTACCTCGTTCACTTCCACGAAACCCTCTCCCTGGAAGTAGATCGTGGTCTCCACCCTGGACAGTACCTTTGCCAGCTCCACGTCTAGCTCGAAGTTTGGCTGTATTCCCCAGGAGTAGAGAGTCACGGAGTACTCGTCAATGGCAGTACGAACGCACTGGGGCTTAACCTCACTTGGAGGTACCTCTATGACCTTGTAGTGCCCCCTCTCAGTCCTCTTAACCGACTCCACCAAAGCCCTCTCCCTAACGTCAATTGCGCCCACTTGGTAGTACTCGATTAAATCCCTGAAGGAGGCCTTTTCCACGCTACTCGGCACCCCTTTCACGACAAGGACCACGTCGACGTTTTTTGCCCCTACCTCGTAGAACTTGAGCTTTTCAAATTTCTTGCGGGCTTTGTTCACGTCAGCTAGCTGGAAGTGCTCTAGGACCCTCTCTTCGTCCTTTGTCAGCGGAAGGCTGAGAACCCTCTTGACTACTCCCAAGTAGAGAGTTACGTAAGCTGACTCGGGGTTGAACACGGTAGCCTCAGGAGGTAAGCTGGACCACGCTAGGAGGGACTTAGCCCCAGATATGAGCCTGGGGTCGAAGCCCAAGGGTATTATAACGCTCTCCGAGTAGCCGAGGTTCAAGTCCCTCCCTACCCTACCCTCCCTCTGTAGGAATTCCCTAACTAGCCTCGGAATACCCACGTGTATCACCCTTTTTGCCGTTCCCACGTTTATCCCCTGCAACAGCGTTCTTACG encodes the following:
- a CDS encoding ABC transporter ATP-binding protein; protein product: MVTAVIVAENLARVFGRREVINVTFRVEKGSITGFIGPNGAGKTTTIKVIAGLLRKSGGKVEVLGEDPWNNPRLYERFSVVFTTIHHPQEAKVKEYLYDIGRIYGKDPRDVIEEFNLGPHLNKRLNQLSSGLAQRVQLASALLKEPELIVADEPTANLDPSARMEFYEAVKRLNRREVTFFISSHILSELEKVITHAVFINEGRITFAGRINDAMAGEEEEVYLLVDNPEKAIKVIGQGEMEGGYLKVRGRMREIVDKLDDAGVNVINVRRYSLDEAFKRFSSV
- a CDS encoding MFS transporter yields the protein MPEEYDLKYARRALLILAPIAIAVMYTEGMLIPSLPTIAQDFNVNSATVSWVLTAYLISGVVANPILGKLGDIYGKKRILVYVMVLYTVAVSLNGFAPNFPLFVLFRTIQGIGLGMFPLAFSLIREEFPPNLVPRAQGIVSAMFGIGSAISLPIGGTVAQDIGWQYNYHLVIPFVVLLTFLTYKYVRESRYVNPNTKIDFVGTGLLGASLALMTLAFSEAPTWGWTSPDFAITMGLGLALFVAFTAYETRIQYPLISLGLLREKNVFAANLAAFVAGFGIFMAYQAITYLLELPNPTGFGLDILSTGITMLPVALTQMVGALFASRLIVNSGTKFVIVLSSLFLGAFYLVLSFASGGGSSMGLATLEVLASLATLGAAMLNVVLINILTFSVERRVLGVATGMNTVFRLMGGAFGPSIAGSLLSTYYTSIVIPVQMGEYQTYMVYQLPSDLAFQLTFLLSGIAGLMMAVIGDMTRDIRIKGIRINQ
- the bluB gene encoding 5,6-dimethylbenzimidazole synthase translates to MDIYEVIKKRRDVRSYYRKDPIPDEVLAKVLYSAHLAPSVGYSQPWNFIVIRDVETRKKVKALVEKERERFREMLPEDRKKVFDKIKVEAILDTPLNLAVTCDPTRFGPVVLGRTTMPELCQYSTVLAIENLWLSATAEGIGVGWVSFFRKEDVKEILGIPKHVELVAYLTMGYITEFRDKPELEEKGWLTRIPLEELVFQERWGQGAENGIVEGIRRAREFFNGL
- a CDS encoding MBL fold metallo-hydrolase gives rise to the protein MGSVSRLTITVLSDNFSSTIIPPLLGEWGFSAYVETEKVKVLYDVGNSGIPVLRNTEQLGIDLSKVDYIVLSHGHLDHTGGLANEELREKIRGKIVVAHPSIFERKFLNWRNKLEYIGIPLSKEEMEREFRLLPTREPLEIAEGVYFSGEVKNYGFPRYNKGLFKSSDDRLALDELRDDVALYVNVAGKGVVAITGCGHSGVLNIARHAIEVTKADKVHAIVGGLHLLSSTKEEVERVMASLNVEKIAPAHCSGNLAKVLAGERYLDAGVGTTLRF
- a CDS encoding DEAD/DEAH box helicase; the protein is MDNCDTAEVLRKLKISFIANIQKGVPPVRENVTFEDVVGRPSACGLTFKLYKHQFECFNALSQGKNVVLTAFTGSGKTEAWLLYALAKKKRVLALYPTKALANDQSHRIAKYYKCYNFDVHERGEAVYGDVVRYDGDTSASKGVKDSLDRALVTITNPEMLFSLLKARESLPRYDVVVLDEVDFYESHSFSLLVSLVKTLFPFAQLVVISGTLSNPQDLANFLGNAVVVSGKGFSVERRTYIVVGKEEKLREVFAKHRGELASLGVGSFDELVERAFNLYYRSVEAGLNDLKSDLYEAFLKDKPEVEELLGELKKCPETTIVFFPTINDAEATATPLGIPLHHSRRKKSERLAVERLLREGKPTMVGTVRTLLQGINVGTAKRVIHVGIPRLVREFLQREGRVGRDLNLGYSESVIIPLGFDPRLISGAKSLLAWSSLPPEATVFNPESAYVTLYLGVVKRVLSLPLTKDEERVLEHFQLADVNKARKKFEKLKFYEVGAKNVDVVLVVKGVPSSVEKASFRDLIEYYQVGAIDVRERALVESVKRTERGHYKVIEVPPSEVKPQCVRTAIDEYSVTLYSWGIQPNFELDVELAKVLSRVETTIYFQGEGFVEVNEVPQKVRWFVESRKMVNVGGKNDYAYKVISLNCGVFPRRNGYKYHTYAYLHEFSDVNYLEEGFAFFLTALRLMYGIKVDLLNYSIVGNLVKVWEREPIGLLSKMREGNFTVSGKKLDFPTFSNFLQTVKVDEIFKTVFFTVFPVRGGVDFSLARRRAIDVAMKLFGYAKVLFRDVKVLISPTTLVVDYVVDGNGNYIYSLTYNFSELGKTVTLTFRDRKEFVDKVFTVLLGMEINEIITNGISVKSQMNKYMAQFITEIDVPASIKNNYGYDVSPSDFSPRSKEILNALLTPGVSVGDKEIKEMFRERAMVLQGLRNFL